A genomic stretch from Cydia amplana chromosome 1, ilCydAmpl1.1, whole genome shotgun sequence includes:
- the LOC134656311 gene encoding large ribosomal subunit protein mL45: MAQCVLSKLGSLRLVPAVVLTQSSRTTTSKHWDPKFKKLRREKYLKVELPDYNEDTNALPKEKLRQKMKERGLMPPRPWIERPFYISATGGAFEPYVPPEGDGKASLASTTRVKQAAELLEKKSKSMMAIRKIKSFEEDFDSKIFCQQAQDIYIKAHEALAVNDKRALQIYVTEKAYGEFRHNSHLKTIRWKFLQSLEPPRLCHARCTDVVSKENIFGQVTVRFHTQQQLAVYDRFGRLLHGSEILAKDVLEYIVFEKHLSNMYGTWRIHHKIIPDWTPPKEPSKLTRVLEEEIVALPAETNETETAVVANK; the protein is encoded by the exons ATGGCACAGTGCGTACTGTCCAAA TTGGGCAGCCTACGATTAGTCCCTGCCGTTGTCCTGACGCAATCCTCGCGCACGACGACAAGCAAGCACTGGGACCCGAAGTTCAAGAAGCTCCGCCGCGAGAAATACCTGAAGGTGGAACTGCCGGATTACAATGAGGACACGAACGCGCTACCAAAGGAGAAGCTGCGGCAGAAGATGAAGGAGCGCGGGCTGATGCCGCCGCGCCCGTGGATCGAGCGCCCGTTTTACATCTCGGCTACAG GCGGTGCCTTCGAGCCCTACGTGCCCCCAGAAGGCGATGGCAAGGCCTCCCTCGCGTCCACAACCCGTGTCAAACAGGCCGCCGAGCTCCTTGAGAAAAAATCCAAATCCATGATGGCAATCCGGAAAATAAAGTCCTTCGAAGAAGATTTCGACTCCAAAATCTTCTGCCAACAAGCACAAGATATTTATATCAAAGCGCATGAGGCTTTAGCAGTTAATGATAAAAGGGCGTTGCAGATATATGTTACGGAGAAGGCGTATGGGGAGTTTAGACATAATTCGCACTTGAAGACGATCCGGTGGAAGTTTCTGCAGTCGCTGGAGCCACCGAGACTGTGCCATGCGAGGTGTACGGATGTTGTTAGCAAGGAGAATATATTTGgacag GTGACAGTTCGTTTCCACACCCAGCAACAGCTCGCCGTATACGACCGGTTCGGTCGTCTGTTACACGGCAGCGAGATCCTAGCTAAGGACGTGCTTGAATACATAGTGTTCGAGAAACACCTCTCCAACATGTATGGGACCTGGAGGATTCACCACAAGATTATACCAGACTGGACCCCGCCTAAAGAGCCTTCGAAACTTACTagagttttggaggaggaaattGTGGCCTTACCAGCGGAAACGAATGAAACTGAAACAGCGGTTGTAGCTAATAAGTGA